Proteins encoded together in one Falco biarmicus isolate bFalBia1 chromosome 4, bFalBia1.pri, whole genome shotgun sequence window:
- the ARL5B gene encoding ADP-ribosylation factor-like protein 5B: MGLIFAKLWSLFGSQEHKVIIVGLDNAGKTTILYQFLMNEVVHTSPTIGSNVEEIVVKNTHFLMWDIGGQESLRSSWNTYYSNTEFIILVVDSIDRERLSITKEELYRMLAHEDLRKAAVLIFANKQDMKGCMTAAEISTYLTLSSIKDHPWHIQSCCALTGEGLCQGLEWMTSRIGVR, translated from the exons ATGGGACTGATCTTCGCCAAGCTGTGGAGTCTCTTCGGTAGCCAAG AGCACAAAGTAATCATAGTGGGACTTGATAATGCTGGAAAGACTACTATTCTTTACCAATT CTTAATGAATGAAGTGGTTCATACTTCTCCAACCATAGGAAGCAATGTAGAGGAAATAGTGGTGAAAAACACTCATTTCTTAATGTGGGATATTGGAGGACAAGAATCATTACGGTCATCATGGAATACCTATTACTCAAACACAGAG TTCATCATTCTTGTTGTTGACAGCATTGATAGAGAGCGACTTTCTATTACAAAAGAAGAACTTTATAGAATGCTGGCTCATGAG GATTTGCGGAAGGCTGCAGTTCTCATCTTTGCGAACAAGCAGGACATGAAAGGTTGCATGACAGCTGCTGAAATATCTACATACCTCACCCTCAGCTCCATAAAGGATCACCCATGGCACATTCAGTCCTGTTGTGCTTTGACAGGAGAAGG ATTATGCCAAGGCTTGGAGTGGATGACCTCCCGTATTGGAGTGAGAtag